The proteins below come from a single Tachypleus tridentatus isolate NWPU-2018 chromosome 13, ASM421037v1, whole genome shotgun sequence genomic window:
- the LOC143238481 gene encoding heparan sulfate glucosamine 3-O-sulfotransferase 3B1-like isoform X2 — translation MGLMKYIPALSVHRHKEDNELETVNGVRNSGVYKDYVVRAWLPRKIQQRYKHFVGGFGKKLLRKNHLTEIPSKDISSGKRLLYSKTSFNSSVAFRKKRSYKKRSLLKREETQNFPKSRLPQALIIGVKKCGTRALLEFLRLHPNVRAPGPEVHFFDKFYHLGLEWYRQQMPRTLIDQLTIEKTPSYFIGKQVPARVHNMSRDMKLLLVVRDPVTRAISDYTQTVTKWPQTPSFKNMAFLNASTGLIDTSWPAIGIGVYVRYLLLWNRFFPRRQIHVVSGENLIKNPGKEMMMVQDFLGLPRIVSDHHFYFNQTKGFPCVKKSENKGVPHCLGKTKGRTHPDIASETIDRLRDFYRPFNQKFFQIVGREFTWP, via the exons ATGGGGTTGATGAAGTACATCCCAGCCctgag CGTTCACCGACACAAGGAAGACAACGAATTAGAAACAGTAAATGGAGTGAGAAATTCCGGTGTCTACAAAGATTATGTGGTCAGAGCATGGTTGCCGAGAAAAATTCAACAGcgatataaacattttgttgggGGATTCGGTAAGAAACTCCTGAGGAAGAATCATCTTACGGAAATCCCCTCGAAAGATATATCGAGCGGGAAGAGACTTCTCTACAGCAAAACGTCCTTTAATTCTAGTGTAGCGTTTCGAAAGAAAAGGAGCTACAAGAAACGGTCCCTTCTGAAACGGGAAGAAACGCAGAACTTTCCAAAATCGAGGCTTCCTCAAGCGTTGATAATCGGAGTAAAGAAATGCGGAACGCGAGCACTATTAGAGTTTCTCCGACTTCACCCGAACGTCCGTGCTCCTGGTCCGGAGGTCCACTTCTTCGACAAGTTTTATCACCTGGGGCTGGAATGGTACAG GCAACAGATGCCACGGACGTTGATAGATCAGCTGACCATTGAGAAAACACCGAGCTATTTTATTGGTAAGCAAGTACCGGCCAGAGTTCACAACATGTCACGTGATATGAAGTTGCTACTAGTGGTGCGTGACCCTGTGACTCGCGCAATTTCTGATTATACGCAAACGGTGACTAAATGGCCTCAAACTCCTTCCTTCAAGAATATGGCGTTTTTGAACGCTTCGACCGGACTGATAGACACTTCGTGGCCAGCTATCGGTATAGGAGTCTACGTCCGTTACCTCCTACTGTGGAACCGTTTCTTTCCCCGCCGACAGATCCACGTGGTTAGTGGGGAGAACTTGATAAAAAACCCGGGCAAAGAGATGATGATGGTACAAGATTTTCTAGGTCTGCCTCGCATCGTGAGCGACCACCATTTTTACTTCAACCAAACCAAAGGCTTCCCTTGCGTTAAAAAGTCAGAGAACAAAGGAGTCCCTCATTGTTTGGGGAAAACGAAAGGTCGAACTCATCCGGACATTGCCTCAGAAACCATTGACAGACTCCGAGACTTTTATCGACCTTTCAACCAAAAGTTCTTCCAAATAGTTGGAAGGGAATTCACGTGGCCATGA
- the LOC143238481 gene encoding heparan sulfate glucosamine 3-O-sulfotransferase 6-like isoform X1 — MRKFQSLWYRKRSLFQQLIFICALFSFICCYVYFKVLQCSNRHHVITGQSVISASLLSSVHRHKEDNELETVNGVRNSGVYKDYVVRAWLPRKIQQRYKHFVGGFGKKLLRKNHLTEIPSKDISSGKRLLYSKTSFNSSVAFRKKRSYKKRSLLKREETQNFPKSRLPQALIIGVKKCGTRALLEFLRLHPNVRAPGPEVHFFDKFYHLGLEWYRQQMPRTLIDQLTIEKTPSYFIGKQVPARVHNMSRDMKLLLVVRDPVTRAISDYTQTVTKWPQTPSFKNMAFLNASTGLIDTSWPAIGIGVYVRYLLLWNRFFPRRQIHVVSGENLIKNPGKEMMMVQDFLGLPRIVSDHHFYFNQTKGFPCVKKSENKGVPHCLGKTKGRTHPDIASETIDRLRDFYRPFNQKFFQIVGREFTWP; from the exons ATGCGGAAGTTTCAGTCGCTATGGTATAGAAAACGGTCTCTTTTCCAACAATTAATATTCATTTGTGCTCTGTTTTCGTTCATTTGCTGTTACGTTTACTTCAAAGTACTGCAGTGTTCTAACAGACACCATGTGATCACTGGTCAGTCAGTTATATCTGCTTCTCTTTTAAGCAGCGTTCACCGACACAAGGAAGACAACGAATTAGAAACAGTAAATGGAGTGAGAAATTCCGGTGTCTACAAAGATTATGTGGTCAGAGCATGGTTGCCGAGAAAAATTCAACAGcgatataaacattttgttgggGGATTCGGTAAGAAACTCCTGAGGAAGAATCATCTTACGGAAATCCCCTCGAAAGATATATCGAGCGGGAAGAGACTTCTCTACAGCAAAACGTCCTTTAATTCTAGTGTAGCGTTTCGAAAGAAAAGGAGCTACAAGAAACGGTCCCTTCTGAAACGGGAAGAAACGCAGAACTTTCCAAAATCGAGGCTTCCTCAAGCGTTGATAATCGGAGTAAAGAAATGCGGAACGCGAGCACTATTAGAGTTTCTCCGACTTCACCCGAACGTCCGTGCTCCTGGTCCGGAGGTCCACTTCTTCGACAAGTTTTATCACCTGGGGCTGGAATGGTACAG GCAACAGATGCCACGGACGTTGATAGATCAGCTGACCATTGAGAAAACACCGAGCTATTTTATTGGTAAGCAAGTACCGGCCAGAGTTCACAACATGTCACGTGATATGAAGTTGCTACTAGTGGTGCGTGACCCTGTGACTCGCGCAATTTCTGATTATACGCAAACGGTGACTAAATGGCCTCAAACTCCTTCCTTCAAGAATATGGCGTTTTTGAACGCTTCGACCGGACTGATAGACACTTCGTGGCCAGCTATCGGTATAGGAGTCTACGTCCGTTACCTCCTACTGTGGAACCGTTTCTTTCCCCGCCGACAGATCCACGTGGTTAGTGGGGAGAACTTGATAAAAAACCCGGGCAAAGAGATGATGATGGTACAAGATTTTCTAGGTCTGCCTCGCATCGTGAGCGACCACCATTTTTACTTCAACCAAACCAAAGGCTTCCCTTGCGTTAAAAAGTCAGAGAACAAAGGAGTCCCTCATTGTTTGGGGAAAACGAAAGGTCGAACTCATCCGGACATTGCCTCAGAAACCATTGACAGACTCCGAGACTTTTATCGACCTTTCAACCAAAAGTTCTTCCAAATAGTTGGAAGGGAATTCACGTGGCCATGA